One Phaseolus vulgaris cultivar G19833 chromosome 11, P. vulgaris v2.0, whole genome shotgun sequence genomic window carries:
- the LOC137810865 gene encoding coatomer subunit alpha-2 — MLTKFETKSNRVKGLSFHSKRPWILASLHSGVIQLWDYRMGTLIDRFDEHDGPVRGVHFHNSQPLFVSGGDDYKIKVWNYKMHRCLFTLLGHLDYIRTVQFHHENPWIVSASDDQTIRIWNWQSRTCISVLTGHNHYVMCATFHPKEDIVVSASLDQTVRVWDIGSLKRKAGPPADDILRLSQMNTDLFGGVDAVVKYVLEGHDRGVNWAAFHPTLPLIVSGADDRQVKLWRMNDTKAWEVDTLRGHMNNVSCVMFHAKQDIIVSNSEDKSIRVWDATKRTGIQTFRREHDRFWILATHPEMNLLAAGHDSGMIVFKLERERPAFAVSGDSLFYTKDRFLRFYEFSTQRETQILTIRRPGSSSLNQCPKTLSYSPSENAILLCSDVDGGSYELYCISKDGTKDSFGRGDMQDPKKGLGGSAVFVARNRFAVLDKGSNQVSVKNLKNELVKKSALPTAADAIFYAGTGNLLCRSEDRVFIFDLQQRIVLGDLQTPFIKYVVWSNDMENVALLSKHAIVIASKKLVHQCTLHETIRVKSGAWDDNGIFIYTTLNHIKYCLPNGDSGIIKTLDVPIYITKVIGNTIFCLGRDGKNKAITVDATEYIFKLSLLKKKYDHVMNMIRNSQLCGQAVIAYLQQKGFPEVALHFVKDERIRFNLALESGNIQIAVASATAIDEKDHWYRLGVEALRQGNSGIVEYAYQRTKNFERLSFLYLINGNVDKLSKMLKIAEVKNDVMGQFHNALYMGDIKERVKILENVGHLPLAYITASVHGLHDVAERLAAELGDNVPSFPKGKVQSLLIPPSPVLCGGDWPLLRVMRGIFDGGFNNTDRDADDEEYEAADGDWGEELDMVDVDALQNGDVAAILDAVEVAEEDDEEGGWDLEDLELPPEADTPKVSVSSRSSVFVAPTPGMAVSQIWIQRSSLAADHVAAGNFDTAMRLLNRQLGIRNFDPLKSMFLDLHTGSHSYLRAFSSAPVVAIAVERGWSESSSPNVRGPPALPFKLSQLDEKLKAGYKSTTSGKFTDALRTFINILHTIPLIVVESRREVDDVKELIVIVKEYVLGLRMELKRREIKDDPARQQELAAYFTHCNLQVPHLRLALLNAMTVCYKAKNLSTAANFARRLLETNPTVENQAKTARQVLAAAEKNMTDVLQLNYDFRNPFVICGATYVPIYRGQKDVSCPYCTSRFVPTLEGQLCAVCELSVVGADASGLLCSPSQIR; from the exons ATGCTTACCAAGTTCGAGACCAAAAGTAATAGAGTGAAGGGACTCAGTTTCCACAGCAAGAGACCCTGGATCCTCGCGAGTCTTCACAGTGGCGTGATCCAGCTATGGGATTACCGAATGGGGACCCTTATTGACAGATTCGACGAGCATGATGGTCCTGTCAGAGGTGTTCATTTCCATAATTCTCAGCCCCTGTTTGTCTCTGGAG GGGATGATTACAAGATTAAGGTTTGGAACTATAAGATGCATAGGTGTTTGTTCACTCTTTTAGGACACCTTGATTATATCCGCACTGTGCAATTTCATCATGAAAACCCATGGATTGTGAGTGCCAGTGATGATCAGACCATTCGCATTTGGAACTGGCAGTCACGGACCTGTATATCTGTTTTAACTGGACACAATCATTATGTTATGTGTGCTACATTCCATCCAAAAGAGGATATTGTTGTGTCAGCTTCCCTTGATCAGACTGTTCGTGTTTGGGATATTGGTTCTCTCAAAAGGAAGGCTGGGCCTCCTGCAGATGACATTCTACGATTGAGTCAGATGAACACAGATCTTTTTGGAGGTGTTGATGCAGTTGTTAAGTATGTATTGGAAGGTCATGATCGGGGTGTCAACTGGGCTGCTTTTCATCCTACACTGCCTCTCATTGTCTCCGGAGCTGATGACCGACAAGTGAAACTTTGGAGGATGAATG ATACTAAGGCATGGGAAGTGGATACTTTGAGAGGGCACATGAATAATGTTTCATGTGTTATGTTCCATGCCAAACAGGACATCATTGTGTCAAATTCCGAAGATAAGAGTATTCGAGTATGGGATGCCACAAAGCGAACTGGAATTCAAACTTTTCGCAGGGAGCATGATCGGTTTTGGATTCTTGCAACACATCCTGAAATGAATTTGTTGGCAGCTGGTCATGACAGTGGCATGATAGTCTTTAAGCTGGAGAGAGAAAGACCAGCTTTTGCAGTCAGTGGTGATTcattattttatacaaaagaccGATTCTTGCGTTTCTATGAATTTTCTACACAGAGAGAGACACAAATACTTACAATCAGACGACCTGGCTCTTCAAGTTTGAATCAATGTCCAAAAACTCTTTCCTATAGTCCTTCGGAAAATGCAATTCTTCTCTGCTCAGATGTGGATGGAGGATCTTATGAGTTATATTGCATATCGAAAGATGGCACAAAGGACAGTTTTGGCAGGGGTGATATGCAAGATCCAAAGAAAGGTCTTGGAGGATCTGCAGTCTTTGTGGCTCGGAATAGATTTGCCGTCCTTGACAAAGGTAGCAACCAAGTCTCTgtaaaaaatctgaaaaatgaGCTTGTGAAAAAGAGCGCCCTCCCAACTGCTGCAGATGCTATATTCTATGCTGGAACCGGCAACTTGCTATGTAGGTCCGAGGATAGGGTTTTTATATTTGATCTACAACAGAGGATTGTTCTTGGTGATCTTCAGACCCCTTTTATAAAGTATGTAGTCTGGTCTAATGACATGGAAAATGTTGCTCTGCTCAGTAAACATGCGATTGTCATTGCTAGCAAGAAGCTTGTGCATCAATGCACCCTTCATGAGACAATCCGAGTTAAAAGTGGAGCCTGGGATGACAATGGCATTTTTATTTACACTACATTAAATCATATCAAATACTGCCTCCCCAATGGAGATAGTGGGATAATAAAAACACTGGATGTCCCAATCTATATCACAAAGGTTATTGGAAACACCATCTTTTGCTTGGGCCGGGATGGGAAAAACAAGGCTATAACTGTTGATGCAACAGAATATATCTTTAAGCTTTCGTTGTTGAAGAAAAAATATGACCATGTAATGAACATGATAAGGAATTCACAGCTTTGTGGGCAGGCTGTGATTGCATATTTACAACAGAAAGGGTTTCCCGAAGTTGCCCTCCATTTTGTGAAAGATGAGAGAATCCGATTCAATTTAGCTTTGGAGAGTGGCAACATTCAAATTGCTGTTGCATCAGCTACAGCAATTGATGAAAAAGATCACTGGTACCGATTAGGGGTTGAAGCTCTTCGACAAGGTAACTCTGGAATAGTAGAGTATGCATACCAGAGGACCAAAAATTTTGAGAGACTATCATTCCTTTATCTCATTAATGGTAACGTGGACAAACTTTCAAAAATGTTGAAAATTGCTGAAGTGAAGAATGATGTGATGGGTCAGTTTCACAATGCCCTATATATGGGCGACATAAAAGAGCGTGTCAAGATCTTGGAGAATGTGGGACATTTGCCTCTTGCTTACATCACTGCATCAGTGCATGGGCTACATGATGTTGCTGAAAGGCTTGCAGCTGAACTTGGCGACAATGTTCCATCTTTTCCCAAGGGAAAAGTACAATCTCTCTTGATACCACCATCACCTGTATTGTGTGGTGGTGATTGGCCCCTTCTCAGGGTCATGCGGGGAATATTTGACGGTGGTTTTAACAATACAGATCGAGATGCTGATGATGAAGAGTATGAGGCCGCTGATGGTGATTGGGGCGAGGAACTTGACATGGTTGATGTTGATGCATTACAAAATGGAGATGTTGCTGCAATTTTGGATGCAGTAGAAGTGGCTGAAGAGGATGACGAAGAAGGGGGATGGGACCTGGAAGATTTAGAGCTTCCTCCCGAAGCTGACACACCAAAAGTTTCTGTCAGTTCACGATCTTCAGTGTTTGTGGCCCCAACACCTGGGATGGCAGTTAGCCAGATATGGATTCAGAGATCATCTCTTGCAGCTGATCATGTAGCTGCTGGCAATTTTGATACCGCAATGAGATTACTGAACCGGCAACTCGGGATAAGGAACTTTGACCCCTTGAAATCTATGTTCCTAGATCTGCATACAGGCAGCCATTCCTATCTGCGTGCTTTTTCGTCTGCACCAGTTGTAGCAATTGCTGTTGAAAGAGGCTGGAGTGAGTCATCTAGTCCAAATGTGAGAGGCCCACCAGCACTTCCTTTCAAATTGTCTCAATTAGATGAAAAGCTCAAAGCTGGTTACAAGTCAACTACTTCTGGGAAATTTACAGATGCTCTTCGCACCTTTATCAATATTCTTCATACCATTCCTTTGATAGTTGTTGAGTCAAGAAGGGAGGTTGATGATGTGAAAGAATTGATTGTTATAGTGAAAGAGTATGTTTTGGGGCTGCGGATGGAGCTAAAAAGAAGGGAAATTAAGGACGATCCAGCACGCCAGCAAGAGCTTGCTGCTTATTTCACCCACTGCAATCTTCAAGTGCCTCACTTGAGGCTAGCTTTGCTGAATGCCATGACTGTCTGCTACAAGGCAAAGAACCTCTCCACGGCAGCTAACTTTGCCAGGAGGTTACTTGAGACCAATCCTACTGTTGAAAACCAAGCTAAGACAGCAAGGCAAGTGCTGGCAGCTGCAGAAAAAAATATGACTGATGTCTTACAATTGAACTATGATTTTCGGAACCCATTTGTAATTTGTGGGGCAACCTATGTGCCCATTTATCGTGGACAAAAGGATGTCTCTTGCCCCTATTGTACTTCCCGTTTCGTGCCAACCCTGGAGGGGCAGCTATGTGCTGTGTGTGAGCTTTCGGTGGTAGGGGCGGATGCTTCTGGACTGCTCTGCTCTCCTTCCCAGATTCGTTGA
- the LOC137821308 gene encoding uncharacterized protein has protein sequence MENQSSEMHFLLLEEVQFLKVNDDSLLQWELVDVVDAEEDFDAFESSNSSDSCPNHAPIEEIRHLLLRESLHDHEIDSESQGESGLEVRHYDYHQRHFPLRDVDDGDDDEDDDEDDDGYGLDDELVPWTVSNKFGRQRMRKLGKRVFSKMHSSKKSPYLFVRPGCVRGKHGLGLKHVTDS, from the coding sequence ATGGAAAACCAATCCTCAGAGATGCACTTTCTCCTCCTCGAAGAGGTTCAGTTTTTGAAGGTCAACGACGATTCTCTCTTGCAGTGGGAGCTCGTCGATGTCGTCGACGCCGAAGAGGATTTCGACGCGTTCGAATCTTCCAATTCTTCCGATTCATGTCCCAACCATGCTCCAATTGAAGAAATTCGCCATCTTCTTCTTCGTGAGAGTTTACACGATCACGAAATTGATAGCGAATCGCAGGGAGAATCGGGTTTAGAAGTTCGGCACTACGATTATCACCAACGTCACTTTCCCCTTCGTGATGTTGatgatggtgatgatgatgaggatGACGATGAGGATGATGATGGGTATGGTTTGGATGACGAGCTTGTTCCGTGGACGGTGAGCAACAAGTTCGGGAGACAGAGGATGAGGAAATTGGGGAAAAGGGTATTTTCGAAAATGCACAGCTCCAAAAAATCTCCTTATCTGTTTGTGAGGCCTGGGTGTGTCCGTGGCAAACATGGTTTGGGCCTTAAGCATGTTACTGACTCCTAA
- the LOC137822419 gene encoding protein SHI RELATED SEQUENCE 3 — protein sequence MSTMQEQGLETVVKGSKCEECGNQAKKDCAYSRCRTCCKNKGFKCQTHIRSTWIPVDRRRHKVEHQPLTTNLQQGDIPKRHKHNPYSSLEFKFPAVTSSMASFSCVQVRSMDDTVNETAYQTSVNIGGHVFSGFLYDQGPEQSFNAKGDNPFDQQHDLNLRSVSLHTRDGASATMPPLSLTASQEPFFIPHHSFPLASFRPDLTYLSHPKP from the exons ATGTCTACTATGCAAGAACAAGGCTTAGAAACAGTGGTAAAGGGATCAAAGTGTGAAGAGTGTGGGAACCAAGCCAAAAAGGACTGTGCCTACTCAAGGTGCAGAACCTGCTGCAAGAACAAAGGCTTCAAGTGCCAAACTCATATCAGAAGCACTTGGATTCCTGTGGATAGAAGACGCCACAAAGTGGAGCACCAACCTCTCACCACTAATCTTCAGCAGGGAGATATTCCTAAAAGGCACAAGCACAACCCATATTCAA GCTTGGAGTTCAAATTTCCAGCTGTTACAAGTTCCATGGCGTCATTCAGCTGTGTTCAGGTGCGTTCTATGGATGACACGGTTAATGAAACCGCGTATCAAACTTCTGTGAACATTGGAGGACACGTGTTTAGTGGTTTTCTCTATGATCAAGGTCCTGAACAAAGCTTCAACGCTAAGGGTGACAACCCTTTTGATCAACAACACGATCTCAATCTTAGGAGTGTTTCACTCCACACTCGTGATGGTGCAAGTGCAACTATGCCTCCACTCTCACTCACTGCTTCTCAAGAACCATTTTTTATTCCACACCATTCATTTCCCCTAGCTTCCTTCAGACCTGATCTGACATACTTGTCACACCCAAAACCGTAA
- the LOC137821745 gene encoding DNA replication licensing factor MCM4, producing MASDSSPNFNHGPSSPDDSLSSPIGNTFSSPGSRRRRRSSTPSASATPSERRSRFASSEATPTAPRSRQSVGGRVPATPTSTTDDVPASSDGGDGYDMDDARPTFVWGTSISVEDVNDAIHRFLRDFREASSSQADDNGLHLHTEGKYEKLIRQVIEVEGDSLDVNARDVFDHDPDLYTKMVRYPLEVLAIFDLVLMNMVSRLKPMSEKHIQTRIFNLKSSTSMRNLNPSDIERMVSLKGMIIRCSSIIPEIREAIFRCLVCGFCCDPIPVERGRITEPTICLREECQSRNSMTLVHNRCRFTDKQIVRLQETPDEIPEGGTPHTVSLLLHDKLVDIGKPGDRVEVTGIYRAMTVRVGPTQRTVKSLFKTYIDCLHIKKTHKSRMQVEDAMDIDSGPGRNEDGVFFEEEKVARLKEISKRPDIYEILTKSLAPNIWELDDVKKGLLCQLFGGNALKLASGASFRGDINILLVGDPGTSKSQLLQYIHKLSPRGIYTSGRGSSAVGLTAYVAKDPETGETVLESGALVLSDRGICCIDEFDKMSDNARSMLHEVMEQQTVSIAKAGIIASLNARTSVLACANPSGSRYNPRLSVIDNIHLPPTLLSRFDLIYLILDKADEQTDRRLAKHIVALHFENPENMEHDVLDISTLTDYVSYARKHIHPQLSDEAAEELTRGYVEIRRRGNFPGSSKKVITATPRQIESLIRLSEALARIRFSEWVEKDDVAEAFRLLEVAMQQSATDHSTGTIDMDLITTGVSASERIRRESLLQATRNLIMEKMQIGGPSMRLIELLEELKKQDTGVSEVHLNDLRNAIANLATEGFVTMHGDSVKRS from the exons ATGGCTTCCGATTCTTCTCCGAATTTCAACCACG GTCCTTCTTCCCCCGACGACTCCCTTTCCAGCCCTATTGGCAACACGTTCTCGTCGCCGGGAAGTAGGCGCCGCCGCCGATCCTCCACCCCGTCCGCATCCGCCACTCCGTCGGAGCGCCGCTCTCGATTTGCCTCCTCCGAAGCCACTCCAACCGCGCCGCGCTCCCGCCAGAGCGTCGGCGGACGCGTTCCCGCCACACCTACATCCACCACCGATGACGTGCCAGCCTCTTCTGACGGCGGCGATGGCTACGACATGGACGACGCCAGGCCCACCTTCGTGTGGGGCACCAGCATAAGCGTGGAAGACGTGAACGATGCGATTCACAGGTTTTTGAGGGACTTTAGAGAGGCGTCTTCGTCACAGGCTGACGATAATGGGTTGCACTTGCACACCGAAGGGAAGTATGAGAAATTGATCAGACAGGTTATTGAAGTTGAAGGAGATTCTCTTGACGTTAATGCGCGCGACGTGTTTGATCATGATCCTGATTTGTACACCAAGATGGTTAGATACCCTCTTGAGGTTCTTGCTATCTTTGACTTGGTTTTGATGAACATGGTTAGCCGATTGAAGCCCATGTCTGAGAAGCACATTCAGACTCGGATTTTCAATCTCAAAAGCTCAACCTCAATGAGAAATTTGAACCCTTCTG ATATTGAGAGGATGGTGTCATTGAAAGGAATGATTATAAGGTGTAGTTCAATTATACCTGAAATTAGGGAAGCTATATTTAGGTGTCTTGTGTGTGGATTTTGCTGTGACCCAATTCCGGTGGAGAGAG GACGAATAACGGAGCCCACTATATGTTTGAGGGAAGAGTGCCAATCCAGGAATTCCATGACACTTGTTCACAACCGATGCAG GTTTACTGATAAGCAAATTGTGAGGCTTCAGGAGACACCTGACGAGATACCTGAAGGAGGAACACCTCACACAGTTAGCTTGCTGCTGCATGATAAACTGGTGGATATTGGAAAGCCAGGTGACAGAGTTGAG gTGACTGGTATTTATAGGGCTATGACTGTTAGGGTTGGACCAACTCAGAGGACTGTTAAGTCATTGTTCAAG ACATATATTGATTGTCTTCACATAAAGAAGACCCATAAGTCCAGGATGCAGGTAGAGGATGCTATGGATATTGATAGTGGCCCTGGCAGAAATGAAGATGGTGTCttctttgaagaagaaaaa GTGGCTCGACTGAAGGAGATCTCAAAACGGCCAGATATATATGAAATACTGACAAAGTCATTGGCACCAAACATTTGGGAGCTAGATGACGTGAAGAAAGGTCTTCTTTGTCAG CTTTTTGGTGGCAATGCATTGAAATTAGCTTCTGGTGCCAGCTTCCGTGGTGATATAAATATTCTCCTTGTTGGTGATCCTGGGACAAGCAAGTCCCAGCTACTTCAATACATACACAAACTATCTCCACGTGGCATTTACACCAGTGGAAGGGGAAGCTCTGCAGTTGGACTGACTGCATATGTAGCCAAGGACCCCGAGACAGGAGAAACT GTTCTTGAGAGTGGTGCCCTTGTTTTGAGTGACCGAGGTATCTGTTGTATTGATGAATTTGACAAAATGTCTGACAATGCAAGGAGCATGTTACATGAG GTGATGGAACAACAAACCGTTTCAATAGCAAAGGCAGGTATAATTGCTTCCCTCAATGCTAGGACTTCGGTGTTGGCTTGTGCAAATCCCAGTGGTTCAAGATATAATCCTCGCTTGTCTGTCATTGACAACATACACCTTCCTCCCACACTTCTGTCCAG GTTTGATTTAATCTACTTGATCCTTGACAAGGCTGATGAGCAGACTGACAGGCGCCTTGCCAAACATATTGTGGCTCTACACTTTGAGAATCCCGAG AATATGGAGCACGACGTGTTGGATATTTCTACATTAACAGATTATGTTAGCTATGCCCGAAAGCACATACACCCTCAGCTTTCTGATGAAGCTGCTGAAGAGTTGACTAGAGGTTATGTGGAAATaagaagaagaggaaatttTCCTGGGAGTAGCAAAAAG GTGATAACAGCGACTCCGAGGCAGATTGAGAGTCTGATTCGTCTAAGTGAAGCATTGGCTCGGATTCGCTTTTCGGAATGG GTCGAAAAGGATGATGTAGCGGAGGCTTTCCGGCTTTTGGAAGTTGCAATGCAGCAGTCTGCAACGGATCATTCTACTG GAACCATTGATATGGATCTTATTACTACTGGAGTGTCGGCAAGTGAGAGGATTAGGAGAGAAAGTTTGCTACAAGCAACTCGCAACTTAATCATGGAGAAGATGCAGATTGGGGGACCTTCTATGCGGTTAATAGAG TTATTGGAAGAATTAAAGAAGCAGGATACGGGTGTTAGCGAAGTTCATCTCAATGAT CTAAGAAATGCTATAGCTAACTTGGCTACAGAAGGATTTGTTACAATGCACGGTGATAGCGTAAAAAGATCTTAA